Proteins encoded in a region of the Paenibacillus sp. E222 genome:
- a CDS encoding carbohydrate ABC transporter permease, whose amino-acid sequence MRQYSSLRRNLTGYAFISPFIIGFLGFTLIPMFVSLYMSFTSYNLFTSPRWIGLDNYTKMFFDDPKYWNSVKVTFLYVFIGVPLRLVFALFVAMILNTGSRMVGTYRTLYYLPSIIGGSVAVSIMWRNLFSNEGVINSALTAIGIGPISWFGDPNASLVMLISLSVWQFGSSMLIFLAGLKNISPEMYEAAGVDGANPVRKFFGITLPLLSPIILFNLIMQTIGAFMTFVPAYIISKGEGGPMDGTMLYSLYLFRQAFMFNNMGYASAMAWIMLIMIGILTVAVFLTSRFWVFYESEGGK is encoded by the coding sequence TTGAGGCAATATTCATCGTTGCGCAGAAACCTGACCGGGTATGCTTTTATTAGTCCTTTCATCATCGGTTTTCTGGGCTTTACGCTGATTCCGATGTTTGTATCCTTATACATGTCGTTTACGAGTTATAACCTGTTCACCTCTCCACGGTGGATAGGGCTGGACAACTACACCAAAATGTTCTTTGATGATCCGAAGTACTGGAATTCGGTTAAAGTAACGTTCTTGTATGTGTTTATTGGTGTCCCTCTAAGGCTGGTCTTCGCGCTTTTCGTAGCCATGATTCTGAATACGGGATCTCGTATGGTCGGAACGTATCGTACCTTGTACTACCTGCCGTCCATTATCGGTGGTAGTGTGGCCGTATCGATAATGTGGCGTAACCTTTTCAGTAATGAGGGTGTCATCAACAGTGCATTAACGGCAATCGGAATCGGGCCTATCAGCTGGTTTGGTGACCCGAATGCGTCTCTGGTTATGCTGATCTCGTTATCTGTTTGGCAGTTTGGATCTTCCATGCTTATTTTCCTCGCTGGTCTGAAAAATATCTCTCCCGAGATGTACGAAGCAGCAGGTGTGGATGGAGCCAACCCGGTGCGTAAATTTTTTGGTATCACCTTACCGCTACTCAGTCCAATCATTCTGTTCAACCTGATTATGCAAACGATCGGTGCATTTATGACCTTTGTACCTGCATATATCATCTCTAAAGGCGAGGGCGGTCCAATGGACGGTACGATGCTTTACTCGCTTTATCTGTTCCGTCAGGCATTTATGTTTAACAACATGGGTTATGCTTCGGCCATGGCCTGGATCATGCTTATTATGATCGGTATACTCACAGTCGCGGTGTTCCTGACATCCAGGTTCTGGGTGTTTTATGAATCTGAAGGAGGGAAGTAA
- a CDS encoding ABC transporter substrate-binding protein encodes MVKKAIFLMMAALLVLTTACSSSGGSGETSADGSVTLRIAWWGSDARHEYTQKVIDLYKEKNPNVKIDVEYASFDDYWKKLAPQAAANQLPDIVQMDISYISQYAQNGQLEDLSPYLGNQIKVDDVSENVISTGVINSKQYGVPAGVNVLGFQYDPALLKKAGVDAIPENMTWESYEELGKQTAAKGLFLDGGVAPDIFFHYFLRTKGLSLYNAEGTGLGYDDDKLFVEFFGLMRRMIEQGAAPSPDVANQTKGIIEESDLVKEKGIGVWQWSNQFVALQQVANRPLAFAPMPGPDMEKGLYMQPSMYWAVTSNSKVKEEAAKFIDFWVNDVEANKLIKGERGVPISGKIKEAIAPELSDATKQVFDFVASMEPKASPMSPPPPVGSPEVIASLADVVEELNFGKVTPEQAAATFRKNAEAVLANNK; translated from the coding sequence ATGGTGAAAAAGGCAATATTCCTGATGATGGCGGCATTGCTGGTATTAACAACGGCATGCAGCAGCAGCGGAGGATCGGGCGAAACATCTGCGGATGGTTCGGTAACACTTCGTATCGCATGGTGGGGATCGGATGCACGTCACGAATATACACAGAAGGTCATTGACTTGTACAAAGAGAAAAACCCGAACGTCAAAATTGACGTGGAATATGCTTCGTTCGATGACTACTGGAAAAAACTCGCTCCACAAGCTGCAGCGAATCAACTGCCAGACATTGTTCAGATGGATATTTCCTACATCAGCCAATATGCACAGAATGGACAGCTCGAAGATCTGTCCCCGTACCTCGGAAACCAGATTAAAGTGGACGATGTATCCGAGAACGTAATCAGCACAGGCGTTATCAACAGCAAACAATATGGGGTACCTGCTGGTGTTAACGTACTGGGTTTCCAGTATGATCCTGCTCTGCTCAAAAAAGCGGGTGTGGATGCTATTCCCGAAAACATGACTTGGGAATCGTATGAAGAGCTTGGCAAACAAACGGCTGCCAAAGGACTCTTTTTGGATGGGGGCGTAGCGCCGGATATCTTTTTCCACTATTTCCTGCGTACCAAAGGATTGTCCCTCTACAATGCTGAAGGAACCGGTCTTGGCTATGATGACGACAAACTATTCGTTGAGTTCTTCGGACTCATGCGCCGGATGATCGAGCAGGGCGCAGCGCCTTCACCGGATGTGGCGAACCAGACAAAAGGTATTATCGAGGAATCCGATCTGGTCAAGGAAAAAGGAATTGGCGTATGGCAATGGTCCAACCAGTTTGTGGCCTTGCAGCAGGTAGCCAACCGTCCGTTAGCGTTTGCACCAATGCCTGGTCCTGACATGGAAAAAGGACTTTATATGCAGCCAAGTATGTACTGGGCTGTAACATCGAACTCAAAAGTGAAGGAAGAAGCGGCCAAATTCATCGATTTCTGGGTGAATGACGTGGAAGCGAACAAACTGATCAAAGGCGAGCGCGGTGTGCCGATCTCCGGCAAAATCAAGGAAGCAATCGCTCCTGAGTTGAGTGATGCAACGAAACAGGTATTTGATTTCGTAGCGTCCATGGAGCCTAAGGCTTCACCAATGAGTCCACCACCACCGGTAGGTTCCCCGGAAGTCATTGCTTCTCTGGCGGACGTTGTGGAGGAACTGAACTTTGGTAAGGTGACACCGGAACAAGCAGCAGCGACATTCCGCAAAAATGCCGAGGCGGTTCTTGCCAACAATAAATAA
- a CDS encoding response regulator, producing the protein MYKVMLVDDERVILEGISQVVDWAAAGTELVDTARNGIEALDKIGQSRPDIIITDISMPGLDGLGLIEKASEAYPGLRFIMLSGYKEFEYARRAMQYGVKHYLLKPCNENQIHDALSELLQEHQDAQVKEHVAGEMKQRLQRVLPHVKEQFLLEFMTNQTYGPVDLEYYQELFDLELEDNEVRLLLFRIADEHDYSHLFAIKNIASDLLPHVLLSTTIEGKLLILLGDSADSVGLKKSIEEVRAAFTRLYKLEVTAALSEADRMIQSRRLFREALQCLNHRFFIGEGKLITKSDLELAGECDGVHVEQDAEQLCQLIKSGNTEEAAAEVDRLFELLSGQQLEIGITRSYVVQLYSAMIHVCPPEEATEFTQRMAELPHIDTLSGLKSFVASSAARLTSGYYKNHISRQSSAVEKMMDIVDRHYGEADLSLNGVAHQMLYMNPDYLGKIFKKVTGENFSNYVNRLRIERACDHIRRGGDVKVFELAELFGFGGNSQYFSQVFKKWTGMTPTEFRRTGL; encoded by the coding sequence ATGTACAAAGTGATGCTCGTAGATGATGAACGTGTCATTCTGGAGGGAATTTCGCAAGTCGTGGATTGGGCTGCGGCGGGGACGGAACTGGTGGATACGGCGAGAAACGGTATTGAAGCGCTGGATAAAATCGGTCAATCCAGACCGGATATTATTATTACGGATATTTCGATGCCAGGCCTTGATGGTCTTGGACTCATTGAAAAAGCATCCGAAGCTTACCCTGGACTCCGCTTCATCATGTTGTCTGGCTACAAAGAGTTCGAATACGCTCGCCGGGCCATGCAATATGGAGTAAAGCATTATCTACTCAAACCGTGTAACGAGAACCAGATTCACGATGCCTTGTCCGAGTTGCTTCAGGAACACCAGGATGCCCAGGTGAAGGAACATGTGGCCGGAGAGATGAAACAGCGGCTGCAGCGGGTGCTGCCACATGTGAAGGAGCAGTTCCTGCTGGAGTTTATGACGAACCAAACCTATGGTCCGGTCGATTTGGAATATTATCAGGAGCTGTTTGACCTGGAGCTGGAGGATAACGAAGTTCGGCTGCTGCTGTTCCGAATCGCAGATGAACATGATTATAGTCATTTATTTGCGATCAAAAATATTGCCAGTGATCTGCTGCCCCATGTTCTGTTAAGCACTACCATTGAAGGCAAACTGTTAATTCTGCTGGGGGACTCTGCCGATTCGGTCGGTCTGAAGAAGAGCATCGAGGAAGTGCGGGCTGCTTTCACCAGACTATATAAACTGGAAGTTACGGCTGCCCTCAGTGAAGCAGATCGAATGATCCAGTCCCGACGTCTGTTCCGTGAGGCACTGCAATGTCTGAACCACCGCTTTTTTATCGGTGAAGGCAAGCTGATTACCAAAAGTGATCTGGAGCTGGCCGGCGAATGCGACGGTGTACATGTTGAACAAGATGCAGAGCAGCTCTGCCAGTTGATTAAGTCAGGCAATACCGAAGAAGCTGCAGCTGAAGTGGATCGCTTGTTCGAGCTTTTGTCCGGTCAGCAGCTGGAAATTGGGATTACTCGTTCGTATGTGGTGCAGTTGTATTCCGCAATGATTCATGTCTGTCCTCCTGAGGAGGCGACGGAATTCACCCAGCGGATGGCAGAGCTGCCCCACATCGATACCTTGTCTGGCTTAAAATCCTTTGTTGCCAGCAGTGCAGCCCGGTTAACCTCCGGTTATTACAAAAACCATATTAGCCGTCAGTCTTCTGCCGTGGAGAAGATGATGGATATTGTGGATCGACACTATGGCGAGGCTGATCTCTCTCTTAACGGGGTTGCCCATCAGATGTTATATATGAATCCGGATTATCTCGGGAAGATTTTCAAAAAAGTGACGGGAGAAAACTTCTCCAATTATGTGAATCGTTTACGCATTGAGCGTGCTTGCGACCATATTCGCAGAGGCGGGGATGTGAAGGTTTTTGAGCTTGCCGAATTGTTTGGCTTCGGAGGGAATTCACAATATTTCAGTCAGGTGTTCAAAAAGTGGACCGGCATGACACCTACCGAATTTCGTAGAACTGGCTTATAA
- a CDS encoding histidine kinase, giving the protein MRKIKNAFTTLPIHHKTILLIGLLMLISFTFYVSVLGYVFGIYDRQIYEKSSQVLNMSSVGIENQLREISNLSFKVMSDEPLQQYLLQLEKAETGYEQNGLRKKITNRLVAYAGSEKYVYSMIFIDNDNNIMAAGNREGISESKQSELVALAQQYSGSNAWYTGGDQQARLLSVRQVKSFTGGAFTLEKLGTLVIRVRLDRIVQDQMQHPAEDSQLLITDGREVIYPTESTVSKSEIESELKRTQPYGIAMFEQGRNFVARANSPYTDWVYLYMTPFDQMFKQIQFVKQLVTVIFIMIFLAALIFGAKFSRSITQPIAQLIKKMRNIEKGDLDKLEEAALGNVPISSQNEVGLLHRTFKMMLQRIRELIDENYAKQLVIRETELKALQAQINPHFLYNTLESINWLAKVQKQHQISEMVEALGFLLRSSVNMSEKWITLERELDIVRSYVTIQHTRFEERLDFDMDIAPEVGTARIPKLTLQPLVENAIHYALEPSIEPCRIRIRARADGDHVVIEVEDDGPGMTAEFLEQLQEGRIQTRGQGIGLSNIKERIRLTFGDEGEMIMSSNPGSGTVVSIRIPWIREDDDDVQSDARR; this is encoded by the coding sequence ATGAGAAAAATTAAGAACGCTTTCACGACATTGCCGATTCATCACAAAACCATTCTTCTCATCGGATTACTGATGCTGATCAGCTTCACGTTCTATGTGTCTGTCCTGGGATATGTGTTCGGCATTTATGACCGACAGATCTATGAGAAGTCCTCACAGGTGCTGAATATGTCTTCGGTAGGCATCGAGAACCAGCTGCGTGAAATCTCTAATCTATCCTTTAAAGTCATGTCTGACGAGCCGCTCCAGCAATACCTTCTTCAGTTGGAAAAAGCCGAAACGGGATATGAGCAAAATGGCCTGCGCAAAAAAATTACCAACCGATTGGTCGCATATGCAGGTTCGGAGAAATACGTCTATTCCATGATCTTTATCGATAATGATAATAATATTATGGCAGCTGGAAACCGGGAGGGGATCTCGGAGTCGAAGCAGAGTGAATTAGTTGCACTGGCACAACAATATTCGGGCTCCAATGCCTGGTACACGGGCGGCGACCAACAAGCCAGACTACTGTCAGTTAGACAGGTGAAGTCTTTTACCGGTGGAGCGTTCACGCTGGAGAAGCTGGGAACTCTCGTTATTCGTGTACGACTGGATCGGATTGTGCAGGACCAGATGCAGCACCCGGCAGAGGATTCACAGCTATTAATTACAGATGGCCGGGAAGTAATCTACCCAACAGAGTCGACTGTCAGTAAATCTGAAATTGAGTCTGAACTGAAGCGCACTCAACCCTATGGGATAGCCATGTTTGAGCAGGGAAGGAATTTTGTCGCCCGTGCAAATTCTCCCTATACCGATTGGGTGTATCTGTATATGACGCCCTTTGACCAGATGTTTAAGCAGATCCAGTTTGTTAAACAGCTGGTAACTGTCATTTTTATCATGATATTTCTGGCGGCGCTTATATTTGGAGCCAAGTTTTCTCGCAGCATTACACAACCCATCGCCCAGTTGATCAAGAAAATGCGCAATATCGAAAAAGGCGATCTGGATAAGCTGGAGGAAGCAGCGCTGGGCAATGTCCCGATATCTTCACAAAATGAGGTTGGATTGCTGCACCGCACGTTCAAGATGATGTTACAGCGTATACGCGAGCTCATTGACGAGAATTATGCGAAGCAACTTGTGATACGAGAGACTGAATTGAAAGCGCTTCAGGCGCAGATTAATCCACATTTTCTATATAACACACTGGAATCAATCAACTGGCTTGCCAAAGTACAGAAGCAGCACCAAATCTCCGAAATGGTTGAGGCCCTCGGATTTCTGCTGCGAAGCTCAGTGAACATGTCCGAGAAGTGGATTACTTTGGAAAGGGAACTGGACATCGTCCGCAGTTATGTGACGATTCAGCACACGCGGTTCGAGGAAAGACTTGATTTTGACATGGACATTGCGCCCGAAGTGGGAACTGCCCGCATTCCGAAGTTAACCTTGCAGCCATTGGTAGAGAACGCCATTCATTATGCATTGGAGCCAAGCATAGAACCTTGCCGAATTCGGATTAGGGCGAGAGCGGATGGAGACCATGTTGTAATTGAGGTGGAGGACGACGGCCCGGGCATGACTGCCGAATTTTTGGAGCAATTGCAGGAGGGACGCATACAGACGAGGGGACAGGGGATCGGGCTGTCAAACATCAAGGAACGGATCAGGTTGACCTTCGGCGACGAAGGCGAAATGATCATGAGCAGCAATCCCGGATCAGGGACCGTAGTATCGATCAGAATACCTTGGATCAGAGAGGACGATGACGATGTACAAAGTGATGCTCGTAGATGA
- a CDS encoding stalk domain-containing protein, whose amino-acid sequence MKRKRIWRSTAAGLTASMLAGMLILASSAQSAHAADSSALPAGSVTSSLPVQKDAVAVTKEFRLVTLGDSITVGYEPNLKELPYGYVERLQEQGLLHGRTQVDNYGIAGLKSSGLKNFVDAIKEGKALTSEAIQPSLPDPRAAQVGANIAAIRESVAEANLIAITIGGNDVSELLGSADKLSDAELEAKVKELLSSYTANVSAVINDIHEINPNAKIVIADQYQPMPEVAGKALYAKLMEASQGFTATIDGIATEFAAKGMDVKVAHVAKEFIGGEGTMTHMIKDRDFHPNQFGYEAIAKVFAETIWGDYTKLTAPAAGQPMNIIVSGKTLDTPYKPIIRNGKNFVAIQDIVNAVGATTVWDNKTSTATITYGDRKVAVKIGATAVQVNGASVAVDTPAFLNKVGTESKTYVPLAMVAEGLGFDVQYVAKLKTVFVNP is encoded by the coding sequence ATGAAGCGTAAACGCATATGGAGAAGTACCGCCGCGGGATTAACGGCAAGTATGCTGGCAGGCATGCTGATTTTGGCATCATCCGCACAGTCTGCTCATGCTGCGGATAGTAGTGCGTTACCGGCAGGAAGCGTAACATCATCATTGCCTGTACAGAAAGATGCGGTAGCGGTAACCAAGGAATTCCGCCTCGTCACATTGGGGGACTCCATCACCGTAGGGTATGAGCCGAACCTCAAAGAATTGCCATATGGTTATGTAGAACGGTTGCAGGAACAAGGTCTGCTTCACGGACGTACTCAGGTGGACAACTATGGTATTGCCGGATTGAAGAGCAGTGGATTGAAAAACTTTGTAGATGCGATCAAGGAAGGGAAAGCGCTCACTTCCGAGGCCATCCAACCAAGCCTGCCTGACCCAAGAGCGGCACAAGTTGGAGCCAATATTGCGGCCATCCGGGAGAGTGTAGCAGAAGCCAATCTGATTGCCATCACGATCGGAGGTAACGATGTATCCGAATTGCTCGGTTCAGCAGATAAGCTGAGTGATGCGGAACTGGAAGCCAAAGTGAAGGAATTGCTATCTTCTTATACAGCCAATGTTAGCGCAGTTATCAATGATATTCATGAGATTAATCCTAATGCCAAAATCGTAATCGCTGACCAGTACCAACCCATGCCTGAAGTAGCTGGCAAAGCACTCTACGCGAAACTAATGGAAGCTTCCCAAGGGTTTACTGCGACCATTGATGGAATTGCGACTGAATTTGCCGCTAAAGGGATGGATGTAAAAGTGGCTCATGTCGCCAAGGAGTTCATTGGCGGTGAAGGCACGATGACTCATATGATTAAGGATCGCGACTTCCACCCGAACCAGTTCGGATATGAAGCGATTGCCAAAGTATTCGCAGAAACAATCTGGGGCGATTACACCAAGCTGACGGCTCCTGCTGCAGGCCAGCCGATGAATATTATTGTCAGCGGTAAAACGCTGGATACGCCGTACAAACCAATCATCCGCAATGGCAAAAACTTTGTGGCGATCCAGGATATCGTGAACGCCGTTGGCGCAACCACGGTATGGGATAATAAAACATCAACTGCAACGATTACATATGGGGATCGGAAGGTTGCCGTGAAGATTGGTGCAACGGCTGTTCAGGTGAATGGTGCATCCGTAGCCGTGGATACACCTGCATTCCTGAACAAGGTGGGCACAGAATCCAAAACGTATGTACCTCTCGCCATGGTCGCCGAGGGTCTTGGCTTTGATGTGCAGTATGTAGCCAAGTTAAAAACGGTATTTGTAAATCCATGA
- a CDS encoding inositol monophosphatase family protein has product MNEKEKTPYVVTSKSYTAVAINAASKAGEWIKSRLGTVGEPGTKYSPQDLVTEVDKGAEQMIRRLILTHFPHHAILGEEGVEPGPEASAKALKEAEEEEFLWIVDPVDGTTNFVHGFPFYSVSIALAHNGEVIVGVIYDPSRDEMFVAEKGKGAYVHGNRMLVSGEQELAQSLIAVGFPADTTYALPINMAAVQALAPQVRSLRAGGSAALHLAYVAAGRLSAYTEVGLKPWDIAAGALLVEESGGKVTDTVGTPYQLSVSHVVASNGKIHDALTDVLKEANATGLE; this is encoded by the coding sequence TTGAATGAGAAGGAAAAAACACCTTATGTCGTGACAAGCAAAAGCTATACTGCCGTCGCCATTAATGCAGCTTCCAAAGCTGGAGAGTGGATCAAGAGCCGTCTCGGAACGGTGGGGGAGCCTGGAACCAAGTATTCGCCGCAGGATCTCGTTACTGAAGTGGATAAAGGTGCAGAGCAGATGATCCGCCGCCTGATTCTGACGCATTTTCCCCATCATGCCATTCTGGGTGAAGAAGGCGTGGAACCAGGACCGGAAGCATCAGCGAAGGCACTGAAAGAAGCTGAGGAAGAAGAGTTTCTCTGGATTGTGGACCCGGTGGACGGAACGACGAACTTTGTGCACGGTTTTCCGTTCTATTCGGTATCCATCGCTTTGGCTCATAACGGTGAGGTGATTGTTGGAGTAATCTACGATCCTTCCCGTGACGAGATGTTTGTTGCGGAAAAAGGAAAAGGCGCTTACGTGCACGGAAACCGGATGCTTGTATCGGGTGAACAGGAACTGGCTCAGAGCCTGATCGCGGTTGGCTTCCCGGCGGATACAACCTACGCGCTGCCAATCAATATGGCCGCTGTTCAGGCACTGGCACCGCAAGTACGCAGCCTGCGTGCAGGTGGTTCTGCCGCCCTGCACTTGGCATATGTTGCAGCGGGGCGCCTCAGCGCTTATACCGAAGTTGGTCTGAAGCCTTGGGATATCGCGGCAGGTGCACTGCTGGTTGAGGAATCCGGTGGCAAGGTTACCGATACCGTCGGGACGCCTTACCAACTGTCCGTAAGTCATGTGGTTGCCAGCAATGGCAAGATTCATGATGCACTGACGGATGTGCTGAAGGAAGCCAACGCAACAGGTTTGGAGTGA
- the uvsE gene encoding UV DNA damage repair endonuclease UvsE, whose amino-acid sequence MLVRFGYVAMSVLVENASPSRTMTMSSFKKIDDREAAIRKLERIAAENLHNTLRLLRHNKGSHIHVYRFSSKLIPLATHEDLSDWDPFPALKQDFAAIGDFVKENEMRVSFHPDHFTVLSTPREEVLRNSMRDLRHHVRMLDAMGLNATAKNNIHIGGAYGDKPSAALRFEENFLKLDRDIQERMTLENDDKTFNAPETLAVCQRVGLPMVLDIHHQWVNNEGEQPWDLWPDILKTWESPLAQADSPADKPLPPKIHVSSPKSEKDLRGHADGVEVEPMLAFLRHIAADTPALDVMIEAKRKDEALVQLMQKLAFYHEEGVEWVDESTVIIHP is encoded by the coding sequence ATGCTCGTACGTTTTGGCTATGTGGCGATGTCCGTGCTTGTGGAGAATGCTTCTCCTTCCCGGACGATGACCATGTCCAGCTTTAAGAAAATTGATGATAGGGAAGCGGCAATTCGCAAGCTTGAACGGATTGCAGCCGAGAATTTGCATAATACATTACGTTTGCTCAGACACAACAAAGGAAGCCATATTCATGTATATCGTTTCTCCTCCAAATTAATCCCGCTGGCAACGCATGAGGATCTCAGTGATTGGGACCCGTTTCCCGCGCTCAAGCAGGATTTTGCCGCGATTGGCGATTTTGTGAAGGAGAACGAGATGCGTGTATCTTTCCACCCGGATCATTTTACGGTACTCAGCACGCCGCGGGAGGAAGTGCTGCGCAACTCCATGCGCGACCTTCGTCATCATGTACGCATGCTGGATGCCATGGGTCTGAATGCTACTGCCAAGAACAATATACATATTGGTGGTGCATACGGGGACAAGCCTAGTGCAGCGCTGCGTTTTGAAGAAAATTTTCTGAAGCTGGATCGGGATATTCAGGAACGGATGACGCTTGAAAATGATGACAAAACGTTCAATGCACCCGAGACACTTGCGGTCTGTCAACGTGTGGGGCTGCCTATGGTGCTGGATATCCACCATCAATGGGTGAACAATGAAGGCGAACAGCCGTGGGATCTTTGGCCGGATATATTGAAGACGTGGGAGTCTCCGCTGGCTCAAGCGGATTCACCGGCAGACAAGCCGTTGCCTCCCAAAATTCACGTCTCCAGTCCAAAGAGTGAGAAGGACCTGCGTGGTCATGCTGACGGTGTTGAGGTGGAGCCGATGCTCGCTTTTTTACGTCATATTGCAGCCGATACACCCGCCCTTGATGTGATGATTGAGGCCAAGCGCAAGGATGAAGCTCTGGTGCAGTTAATGCAGAAACTAGCATTCTATCACGAAGAGGGTGTGGAGTGGGTGGACGAATCGACGGTTATCATTCATCCGTAG
- a CDS encoding D-alanine--D-alanine ligase, with protein sequence MSMDKLTVGVVYGGKSGEHEVSLQTAFAVTNAFDYEKYELVPFYISKQGTWKKGSVMHAPFAQIEELKLEQAAGGTQEALNALFGRLYGGEEALDVMFPLLHGTFGEDGTIQGMFEMADMPYVGAGVLASAGGMDKVVMKKLFAQAGIDQCAFTYFNATQWKQTEYEMILQVEDQLGYPCFIKPANLGSSVGISKARNRDELKKAVEFALRYDTKVVIEEFVEAREVEVSVLGNDEPMASVPGEIVSSGEYYDYAAKYIDGQSQMLIPAPLDPEAADRIREAALQAFRAIEGNGISRADFFIRKSDGALLINEVNTMPGFTPYSMYPLLWRETGVSYAELLDRMIELALERYNRKQALNYENGVQA encoded by the coding sequence ATGAGTATGGATAAATTAACAGTAGGCGTCGTTTACGGCGGGAAGTCAGGCGAGCATGAGGTGTCGCTGCAAACGGCGTTTGCTGTAACGAACGCATTTGATTATGAGAAGTATGAACTGGTTCCTTTTTATATCTCCAAGCAGGGTACGTGGAAAAAAGGATCTGTCATGCACGCGCCATTCGCGCAGATTGAAGAATTGAAGCTGGAGCAGGCGGCGGGCGGAACCCAGGAAGCGCTGAACGCGCTGTTCGGCCGTTTATATGGCGGAGAAGAGGCGCTGGACGTCATGTTCCCGCTGCTGCACGGTACGTTCGGTGAGGATGGCACGATTCAAGGGATGTTCGAGATGGCGGATATGCCTTATGTTGGCGCAGGTGTACTGGCTTCGGCAGGCGGTATGGACAAAGTGGTCATGAAGAAGCTGTTTGCGCAGGCCGGAATCGATCAATGTGCCTTTACGTATTTTAACGCTACTCAATGGAAGCAGACTGAGTATGAAATGATCTTGCAGGTGGAGGATCAACTGGGCTATCCGTGTTTCATTAAACCAGCCAATCTCGGTTCCAGTGTAGGAATCTCGAAGGCGCGTAACCGGGATGAACTGAAGAAAGCCGTGGAGTTCGCTCTCCGTTACGATACGAAGGTTGTCATTGAGGAGTTTGTAGAGGCGCGTGAAGTTGAAGTCAGTGTGCTCGGTAATGACGAGCCGATGGCTTCCGTACCAGGAGAAATCGTATCTTCCGGTGAATATTATGACTATGCAGCCAAATACATCGATGGACAGTCTCAGATGCTGATCCCTGCTCCGCTCGACCCGGAAGCAGCAGATCGCATCCGTGAGGCCGCCTTGCAGGCATTCCGTGCGATTGAAGGCAATGGCATTTCCCGTGCAGACTTCTTCATTCGCAAATCGGATGGGGCATTACTTATTAATGAAGTAAACACCATGCCTGGTTTCACACCATACAGCATGTATCCGCTCTTGTGGCGTGAGACTGGCGTATCGTATGCCGAACTGCTGGATCGCATGATTGAGCTGGCTTTGGAGCGCTACAATCGCAAGCAGGCGTTGAACTACGAGAACGGCGTACAGGCGTAG